From one Doryrhamphus excisus isolate RoL2022-K1 chromosome 9, RoL_Dexc_1.0, whole genome shotgun sequence genomic stretch:
- the ssb gene encoding lupus La protein, translating into MSESKEMSPMEVKVARQVEYYFGDHNLLRDRFLKEQLQLDDGWVTLETMLKFNRLKSITSEAGVVVTALQKSTTGLLEISEDKTKIRRCPDKPLPELNDEYKDAVKHKSVYIKGFPLATTLDEIQEWLNGKGNIENIQMRRDMERQFKGSVFICFDSEESSKTFLQRTDIKSFKDNEMLVLSREDYHAKKAEERKQHKAETKAKLKQDKEQHQKNTEEKDMNVLLEEHSGSLLKFSGELQDVSREDFHEVFSGHGRIKWVDFTRGAKEGTLLFEKNAKEAFEKAKEANGGELKVKDNVVTWQLLEGDEEKEVLKKIIEAQQESFNRNKGKGGRGKFGGRGRGFRKGKGGRDQGRSQVYQGKKTKFDSDDEDGPVAPKRELEDADGPAAKVPKTENGS; encoded by the exons ATGTCTGAAAGTAAGGAAATGTCCCCAATGGAGGTAAAAGTGGCACGTCAAGTCGAG TACTACTTCGGGGATCACAATCTCCTCCGAGATCGCTTCCTCAAAGAGCAGCTGCAGCTTGATGATGGATGGGTCACTTTGGAGACCATGCTCAAATTCAACAG ACTGAAATCCATTACCTCGGAGGCTGGCGTTGTCGTCACCGCACTCCAGAAATCCACAACTGGCCTCTTGGAGATCAGCGAGGACAAGACGAAGATCAGGAGGTGTCCAGACAAACCTTTACCTGAGCTGAATGACGAGTACAAAGATGCAGTCAAACACAAATCGGTGTACATC AAAGGTTTTCCCTTGGCGACGACCCTCGACGAGATCCAGGAGTGGTTGAACGGAAAAGGCAACATAGAAAACATTCAAATGAGGAGAGATATGGAGCGGCAGTTCAAG GGATCGGTGTTTATCTGTTTCGATTCAGAAGAGTCATCCAAGACGTTCCTTCAACGTACAGATATCAAATCCTTCAAAGATAATGAGATGCTGGTGTTATCGAG AGAAGACTACCATGCAAAGAAAGCAGAGGAACGAAAACAGCACAAAGcggaaacaaaagcaaaactCAAACA GGATAAAGAACAGCATCAGAAAAACACAGAGGAGAAAGATATG AATGTGCTCTTGGAAGAACATTCGGGTTCCTTATTAAAGTTTTCTGGAGAGCTTCAAGATGTTTCCAGAGAGGACTTTCATGAAGTGTTCTCAGGGCACGGACGAATCAAGTGGGTTGATTTCACCAGAGGGGCCAAAGAG GGCACCCTTCTCTTTGAGAAAAATGCAAAGGAGGCATTTGAGAAGGCCAAAGAGGCGAATGGCGGGGAGCTGAAAGTCAAGGATAACGTTGTCACATGGCAGCTGCTCGAAGGAGACGAGGAGAAGGAAGTCCTGAAGAAGATCATTGAAGCGCAGCAGGAGTCTTTCAACCGGAACAAAGGAAAAG GAGGCAGAGGGAAATTTGGTGGCCGAGGAAGGGGATTCCGAAAGGGAAAAGGCGGCAGAGACCAGGGAAGGAGTCAAGTGTACCAGGGCAAAAAGACCAAATTTGACAGCGACGATGAAGACG GCCCCGTGGCCCCCAAGAGAGAACTAGAAGATGCTGATGGTCCTGCAGCAAAGGTGCCCAAAACTGAAAATGGATCTTAG
- the mettl5 gene encoding rRNA N6-adenosine-methyltransferase METTL5 isoform X2: MKLKELESYLQQVDTFEEPKILLEQYPTSAHIAGCMLYTIHSTFDDIEGKLVADLGCGCGVLSIGAAMLEAGLCVGFDIDKDALDTFRGNVEEFEVSNVDLVQCDVCTLRAEDYANKFDTVIMNPPFGTKHNQGMDMKFLRAALTMAKTAVYSLHKTSTREHIEKKANDWGVKMDVIAELRYDLPASYKFHKKKSVDIQVDFLRFSRA; encoded by the exons ATGAAACTTAAAGAGTTGGAAAGTTATCTACAACAAGTGGATACATTTGAAGAGCCCAAAATCCTTCTGGAGCAATACCCGACTAGTGCGCATATTGCTG GATGTATGCTTTACACAATTCACAGCACATTTGATGACATTGAGGGTAAACTAGTAGCAGATCTAGGATGTGGCTGCGGCGTCCTCAGCATCGGGGCGGCGATGCTTGAAGCAGG ACTTTGCGTCGGATTCGACATTGACAAGGATGCACTGGACACATTCAGAGGGAATGTGGAGGAATTTGAGGTTTCCAACGTTGATCTGGTCCAGTGTGATGTGTGTACGCTGAGGGCAGAAGACTATGCCAACAAGTTTGACACTGTCATCATGAATCCTCCTTTTGGAACTAAACACAACCAGG GTATGGACATGAAGTTTTTAAGAGCAGCTCTAACGATGGCAAAGACAGCTGTGTATTCACTACACAAAACATCAACACGAGAG CACATAGAAAAGAAGGCCAACGACTGGGGAGTGAAGATGGACGTCATTGcag AACTGAGATACGATTTGCCAGCTTCTTACaagtttcacaaaaaaaaatcg GTTGACATCCAGGTGGATTTCCTGCGCTTCTCCAGAGCTTGa
- the mettl5 gene encoding rRNA N6-adenosine-methyltransferase METTL5 isoform X1, translating to MKLKELESYLQQVDTFEEPKILLEQYPTSAHIAGCMLYTIHSTFDDIEGKLVADLGCGCGVLSIGAAMLEAGLCVGFDIDKDALDTFRGNVEEFEVSNVDLVQCDVCTLRAEDYANKFDTVIMNPPFGTKHNQGMDMKFLRAALTMAKTAVYSLHKTSTREHIEKKANDWGVKMDVIAELRYDLPASYKFHKKKSVSLWAAAPTLLPCHLFEIHYENLKNSKPLFLYGILRGKKKKKNTQA from the exons ATGAAACTTAAAGAGTTGGAAAGTTATCTACAACAAGTGGATACATTTGAAGAGCCCAAAATCCTTCTGGAGCAATACCCGACTAGTGCGCATATTGCTG GATGTATGCTTTACACAATTCACAGCACATTTGATGACATTGAGGGTAAACTAGTAGCAGATCTAGGATGTGGCTGCGGCGTCCTCAGCATCGGGGCGGCGATGCTTGAAGCAGG ACTTTGCGTCGGATTCGACATTGACAAGGATGCACTGGACACATTCAGAGGGAATGTGGAGGAATTTGAGGTTTCCAACGTTGATCTGGTCCAGTGTGATGTGTGTACGCTGAGGGCAGAAGACTATGCCAACAAGTTTGACACTGTCATCATGAATCCTCCTTTTGGAACTAAACACAACCAGG GTATGGACATGAAGTTTTTAAGAGCAGCTCTAACGATGGCAAAGACAGCTGTGTATTCACTACACAAAACATCAACACGAGAG CACATAGAAAAGAAGGCCAACGACTGGGGAGTGAAGATGGACGTCATTGcag AACTGAGATACGATTTGCCAGCTTCTTACaagtttcacaaaaaaaaatcggtGAGTTTATGGGCAGCAGCTCCAACACTCCTCCCGTGTCATTTATTTGAAATTCACtatgaaaacttaaaaaatagcAAACCTTTATTTCTGTATGGAATCttgaggggtaaaaaaaaaaaaaagaacacacagGCATGA